The stretch of DNA TCCAATTGGTGAAATCACGGTATCTGCGCACACCAAGCTGTTTTCAATCAAGGCATTCCAGTTAGGGCTGTTGTCAAAACAAATTACAGAGAAGTCCTTCAATTGAGGCATAAGTTTATCCTGAAAAAAATATTCCTTCCGTGTTTCAAATCGCAGCCGCTTTTCAAGGTGATTAAGGGCAGAATTTTCGGGAATAATAAAAAGATTAGGTAGGTCAGTGGGTAACATCACTTCACTGATCGTAGCCTTTTCAAATAGAAGTTCATAAAGCCCCATTCTTTCAATTGTGTTTGCTTCCTCAAGGCTTTGAAACTGCAACGGCGGTAATGTATAATCTGAAATCGTGCCCTGGAGATCGAGTCCGATTATTAAAATCTTGGATTGCTGGGCACCTTCAGACTTTACTGAGTTTAAAGCAAGAGCCCGAGCGAAATTGAATAGGAGCGAACTCTTTAAAACTCCCCCCTTGGACAAAAAACAAGAGATAATGTGTTGTTCCCGGCAGCCTTTTAAAAATCCAAATTTTCTTCCAATTTCCGGCAATTGCCCTGGGGTCCATTGACGAACAGCAATTTTACCTCGTTGTTGTCGAGAAGCCTTTGGAATTTCACCGCGCTCTTCGGCATTTAAGAGTGAAACGGGACTTTTGTATTTTTCCCCAATCCTAAATATTTTTTGAACATCATTAGAACTATAAAGATCATTTTCCATTTTTACCAACCTTATAGGTTATTTATAATTTTAATGCTTTAAACCTACAAATTATTAAATAATCGCTAAAAAAAAATATCAAGTGTATTCAGCATTACAATTTTTACGCTGTATAACGTCATTATGTTTATATCTCCACATTGATGTGATCAATTTTGGCTCCAATCAGAGAATCCAAAATCTTGATTGATGGACAAGACTTTAGTCATAGAACATTGAGAATCAACATTTCTGGAGAGGGTCAATATTTCACCCTGTCCGAGCTGTCGGATTTGATTTGGGTGCACGACGAATTCCTCAGTGTCCCTGACTGACTTTTCACCGGTGTTTTGATCCCAAAGCAGTCCTCGTTTATAACGCACCGTTGATTTTTGTATGCTTCGAGTTCCGGCCATGGAGGCAAAGTACTCGGCATCATCCGGGCTGTCGGTTCCGAAAATCAGTTTGGTGTTGCAGTTTCTTTCTAATTGATCACAAAAAGTGGGGGAGACTTTCATCAGATCTCCTCTGGATTGATGGGCGACCATGATTCCGAGTTTTGCACCTCTTGCCCTATTCAGAAGATCGATGAAATTGTCTGTGGCAAAGCTTGCGAATTCATCGACTATTAATAGACAGGGTTTTCTTTGATTCTCGGGGACCTCGTCATAGATTTGTCCGACCACTCGAATGATATTCTGAAGGATGAGTTTTCCCGTGATCACACAGGATTCCTTGTCGGCCATGGAATTAAGCAGGAAGTAATTGATGCGTCCCTTTTCGATGGTTTCCTTGATTGAAACACTTTGACGCTTCAGATCTTTGTTGTCTAAGAGAGGTCCTGCGGACGAAGTGATCAGATTTTTTAAGCCGACCGACAGTCCGGCTATGTCGCGTAGCCCATCTTTTGATTCGAGAACTTGAATGAGCTTTAATAATTTTGCGTTTGATTCGGGGCTCAATGCCGGATGAGTGGCGAGCTCTTTGACTCGTCCGATATCGTTTGCACAGTCCGAGATATCGGCAAGACTATAATCAATGTTTGAGTGTCGTTTCAATTCGTCGAGTACTGAAATGATATCAGACAGGAATCTTGATCCTTGAGCTCGATAGAAGGGCTCAGACCACTCAAAGGAATTCATGATTTGGGCGAGAACTTCCTGGGGACTTCCTCCTTGAAGGGGATTAAATGATCTCGAAATCTGATGTTTGGTGAGACAAATCAATTCGAGATCTGAGGAGCGCCCGGCCTCTTGTGTCTCCCGTTGAATCCAGCTGATGGTATCGGAGTCGGCTTTCAAGTCGATAAAGATGATTCCCATTTTTAAATGGATCAGTTTTTTCATAATGACCTGAATCAAAGTTGTTTTGCCGGCTCCACTGCCCCCGATCAGCTGGACATGGTAGTTGAGATTTGCCTTGGTCAAATAGACGGGTTCAAGTGGATTTCCAATTTTATGTCCAATGAGGATCTCTCCCTCCTTTTTTTGCGATCTCTCGGAAGCATCGAGAATGGATTCAGCG from Bdellovibrionales bacterium encodes:
- a CDS encoding TraM recognition domain-containing protein — translated: MSGQSKMNPQDQTGVLITAGSLGALMLLIKVAKYLPMVLFGLFLGMILSGTWGLKSSLKTKALILLTNLLVPFGLTILIFGFPTPKHVYWGIFEYQWGNDLFHWGAVTYNHLIETGHLFAWIKKLLKINSLSTVDVQLYLLRIFLIGILAQFGFIYLNFLSHGALSTNLLTPIASRSYGLWKPVLNFLFLSSLKKTENPNRFLEKIGISGVVLLLGIINFDVFSDILPMYKALALPCFFLPLLGKFISHFSPPLAESILDASERSQKKEGEILIGHKIGNPLEPVYLTKANLNYHVQLIGGSGAGKTTLIQVIMKKLIHLKMGIIFIDLKADSDTISWIQRETQEAGRSSDLELICLTKHQISRSFNPLQGGSPQEVLAQIMNSFEWSEPFYRAQGSRFLSDIISVLDELKRHSNIDYSLADISDCANDIGRVKELATHPALSPESNAKLLKLIQVLESKDGLRDIAGLSVGLKNLITSSAGPLLDNKDLKRQSVSIKETIEKGRINYFLLNSMADKESCVITGKLILQNIIRVVGQIYDEVPENQRKPCLLIVDEFASFATDNFIDLLNRARGAKLGIMVAHQSRGDLMKVSPTFCDQLERNCNTKLIFGTDSPDDAEYFASMAGTRSIQKSTVRYKRGLLWDQNTGEKSVRDTEEFVVHPNQIRQLGQGEILTLSRNVDSQCSMTKVLSINQDFGFSDWSQN
- a CDS encoding ParA family protein, with amino-acid sequence MENDLYSSNDVQKIFRIGEKYKSPVSLLNAEERGEIPKASRQQRGKIAVRQWTPGQLPEIGRKFGFLKGCREQHIISCFLSKGGVLKSSLLFNFARALALNSVKSEGAQQSKILIIGLDLQGTISDYTLPPLQFQSLEEANTIERMGLYELLFEKATISEVMLPTDLPNLFIIPENSALNHLEKRLRFETRKEYFFQDKLMPQLKDFSVICFDNSPNWNALIENSLVCADTVISPIGCELGSYQALKNHTLNIEEFSEAVHVQWDNYFLIPTMLDKSKISQQIYGSYLNQYPENALPTPIRRASAGQESLTLRKSIFEYAPTSALADDYYEAIKTIWDKILESEATNVTQI